The Gopherus evgoodei ecotype Sinaloan lineage chromosome 8, rGopEvg1_v1.p, whole genome shotgun sequence genome includes a region encoding these proteins:
- the HECTD3 gene encoding E3 ubiquitin-protein ligase HECTD3 isoform X1 encodes MEQDEAAVQKLRFVPPTWSYECDEDLVHFLYDHLGKEDENLGSVKQYVESIDVSSYTEDFNVSCLTDGNADTYWESDGSQGQHWVRLTMKKGTIVKKLLLTVDTTDENFMPRRIMVYGGEGDNLKKLSDVGIDESYIGDVCVLEDMTTHLPIIEIRIVECRADDGIDVRLRGIKIKSSRQRELGLSADMFQQASLVRYPRLEGTDPDLLYRRAMVIQRFIKLLDSVLHHLVPAWDHTVGTFSWLKHIKQFLLLSKRRTALIAQCLKDSETSKPNFMPRLYINRRLAMEHRDNPALDPSCKNAVFTQVHEGLKPSDKYEKPLDYRWPLRYDQWWECKFIAEGIIDQGGGFRDSLADMSEELCPSSAESPVPLPFFVRTSNQGNGTGEARDMYVPNPACKEFAKYEWIGQIMGAALRGKEFLVLALPGFVWKQLTGEEVSWSKDFPAVDSVLVKLLEVMEVMDKETFEFKFGQELTYTTVLSGQRMVELIPNGSRTVVRYEDRKEFIRLVQKARLEESKEQIAAMQAGLLKVVPQAVLDLLTWQELEKKVCGDPEVTVDALKKLTRFEDLLPSDTRVQYFWEALRNFTNEDRSRFLRFVTGRSRLPARIYIYPDKLGSETTDALPESSTCSSSLYLPNYATAKVCEEKLRYAAYNCVAIDMDMSPWEE; translated from the exons ATGGAGCAGGAcgaggcagcagtgcagaagctcCG GTTCGTGCCCCCGACATGGAGTTACGAGTGCGACGAGGACCTGGTGCATTTCTTGTACGATCACCTGGGGAAGGAGGACGAGAACCTGGGAAGCGTCAAGCAGTATGTGGAGAGCATCGACGTCTCGTCCTACACG gAAGACTTCAACGTGTCGTGTCTGACGGACGGCAACGCAGACACCTACTGGGAGAGCGACGGCTCCCAGGGCCAGCACTGGGTGCGGCTCACCATGAAGAAAGGCACCATCGTCAA GAAGCTCTTGCTGACGGTGGACACGACGGATGAGAACTTCATGCCCCGGAGGATCATGGTGTATGGTGGGGAGGGCGACAATCTGAAGAAGTTGAGCGACGTGGGCATCGatga GAGCTACATCGGGGATGTGTGTGTGCTTGAAGACATGACAACGCACCTGCCCATCATCGAGATCCGCATCGTGGAGTGCAGAG CAGATGACGGGATTGACGTCCGCCTCCGAGGGATCAAGATCAAGTCGTCCCGGCAGCGGGAGCTGGGGCTGAGCGCGGACATGTTCCAGCAGGCCAGCCTGGTGCGCTACCCCCGCCTCGAAGGGACTGACCCTGACCTGCTGTACCGGCGGGCCATGGTCATTCAGAG GTTTATCAAGCTCCTGGACAGCGTCCTGCACCATCTCGTCCCGGCCTGGGACCACACGGTCGGCACCTTCAGCTGGCTCAAG CACATCAAGCAGTTCCTGCTGCTCTCCAAGCGGCGCACGGCGCTGATCGCCCAGTGTCTCAAGGACTCGGAGACCAGCAAGCCCAACTTCATGCCGCGGCTCTACATCAACCGGCGCCTGGCCATGGAGCACCGCGACAACCCCGCCCTGGACCCCAGCTGCAAGAACGCCGTCTTCACCCAG GTGCACGAGGGCCTTAAACCTTCCGACAAGTACGAGAAGCCCCTGGATTACAG GTGGCCGCTGCGCTACGACCAGTGGTGGGAGTGTAAGTTCATCGCCGAGGGCATCATCGATCAAG GAGGCGGGTTCCGGGACAGCCTGGCGGACATGTCTGAGGAGCTGTGTCCTAGCTCGGCAGAGAGCCCCGTGCCGCTGCCTTTCTTCGTCCGCACGTCCAACCAG GGTAACGGCACTGGGGAGGCCAGGGACATGTACGTCCCCAACCCGGCCTGCAAGGAGTTTGCCAAGTACGAGTGGATCGGTCAGATCATGGGCGCGGCTCTGAGAGGCAAGGAGTTCCTG GTCCTGGCTCTGCCTGGCTTCGTGTGGAAACAGCTGACTGGGGAGGAGGTCAGCTGGAGCAAGGACTTCCCAGCGGTGGACTCCGTGCTG GTGAAGCTGCTGGAGGTGATGGAGGTGATGGACAAGGAGACCTTCGAGTTCAAGTTTGGGCAGGAGCTGACCTACACCACGGTGCTCAGCGGCCAGCGCATGGTGGAGCTGATCCCGAACGGCAGCAGAACCGTGGTGCGCTACGAGGACCGCAAGGAATTCATCCGCCTGGTGCAGAAGGCCAGGCTGGAGGAGAGTAAGGAGCAG ATTGCTGCCATGCAGGCCGGATTGCTCAAGGTTGTCCCCCAGGCCGTCCTCGACCTGCTCACCTGGCAGGAGCTGGAGAAGAAGGTGTGCGGGGACCCCGAGGTGACGGTGGATGCCCTGAAGAAGCTCA CTCGGTTTGAAGATTTACTGCCATCGGACACCAGGGTCCAGTACTTCTGGGAGGCACTCAGGAACTTCACCAATG AGGATCGCAGCCGTTTCCTGAGGTTTGTCACTGGCCGGAGCCGCCTCCCAGCTCGGATCTACATCTACCCGGACAAGCTGGG CTCTGAGACGACGGACGCGCTGCCCGAATCCTCcacctgctccagctccctctaCCTCCCCAACTATGCCAC CGCCAAGGTGTGTGAGGAGAAGCTGCGATACGCGGCCTACAACTGCGTGGCCATTGACATGGACATGAGCCCATGGGAGGAGTGA
- the HECTD3 gene encoding E3 ubiquitin-protein ligase HECTD3 isoform X2 has protein sequence MGSPADTPHQLLGRIRCLAECVGCFGRARPLPAALCYVPRRVRYKLCRDPAAAGSGRSLLSVSESPARARGGKKLAKVAIELRKGTCVQATGEEYCNSQGLWVKLSQEQLEEYKGSCELEEGWILVCKHAEGGDRLVPVESTDRIQRQQQLFGVDYKPVIRWEQVVDLTYSLRLGAKPRTMEQDEAAVQKLRFVPPTWSYECDEDLVHFLYDHLGKEDENLGSVKQYVESIDVSSYTEDFNVSCLTDGNADTYWESDGSQGQHWVRLTMKKGTIVKKLLLTVDTTDENFMPRRIMVYGGEGDNLKKLSDVGIDESYIGDVCVLEDMTTHLPIIEIRIVECRDDGIDVRLRGIKIKSSRQRELGLSADMFQQASLVRYPRLEGTDPDLLYRRAMVIQRFIKLLDSVLHHLVPAWDHTVGTFSWLKHIKQFLLLSKRRTALIAQCLKDSETSKPNFMPRLYINRRLAMEHRDNPALDPSCKNAVFTQVHEGLKPSDKYEKPLDYRWPLRYDQWWECKFIAEGIIDQGGGFRDSLADMSEELCPSSAESPVPLPFFVRTSNQGNGTGEARDMYVPNPACKEFAKYEWIGQIMGAALRGKEFLVLALPGFVWKQLTGEEVSWSKDFPAVDSVLVKLLEVMEVMDKETFEFKFGQELTYTTVLSGQRMVELIPNGSRTVVRYEDRKEFIRLVQKARLEESKEQIAAMQAGLLKVVPQAVLDLLTWQELEKKVCGDPEVTVDALKKLTRFEDLLPSDTRVQYFWEALRNFTNEDRSRFLRFVTGRSRLPARIYIYPDKLGSETTDALPESSTCSSSLYLPNYATAKVCEEKLRYAAYNCVAIDMDMSPWEE, from the exons atggGCTCCCCCGCGGACACCCCGCACCAGCTACTGGGCCGGATCCGCTGCCTGGCCGAGTGCGTGGGCTGCTTCGGCCGCGCCCGGCCCCTGCCCGCCGCGCTCTGCTACGTGCCGCGCCGGGTGCGCTACAAGCTCTGCCGGGACCCCGCCGCCGCCGGCTCGGGCCGCTCCCTGCTCAGCGTCAGCGAGAGCCCGGCCCGCGCCCGGGGCGGCAAGAAGCTCGCCAAGGTCGCCATCGAGCTGCGCAAGGGCACGTGCGTGCAGGCCACCGGCGAGGAGTATTGCAACAGCCAGGGGCTGTGGGTGAAGCTGAGCCAG GAGCAGCTGGAGGAGTACAAAGGCAGCTGTGAGCTGGAGGAAGGCTGGATCCTGGTGTGCAAACATGCCGAGGGAGGGGACCGGCTGGTCCCGGTCGAGTCCACCGACAGaatccagaggcagcagcagctgttcgGGGTCGATTATAAACCCGTGATCAG GTGGGAGCAGGTGGTGGATCTGACGTACTCCCTGCGGCTCGGCGCGAAACCCAGAACCATGGAGCAGGAcgaggcagcagtgcagaagctcCG GTTCGTGCCCCCGACATGGAGTTACGAGTGCGACGAGGACCTGGTGCATTTCTTGTACGATCACCTGGGGAAGGAGGACGAGAACCTGGGAAGCGTCAAGCAGTATGTGGAGAGCATCGACGTCTCGTCCTACACG gAAGACTTCAACGTGTCGTGTCTGACGGACGGCAACGCAGACACCTACTGGGAGAGCGACGGCTCCCAGGGCCAGCACTGGGTGCGGCTCACCATGAAGAAAGGCACCATCGTCAA GAAGCTCTTGCTGACGGTGGACACGACGGATGAGAACTTCATGCCCCGGAGGATCATGGTGTATGGTGGGGAGGGCGACAATCTGAAGAAGTTGAGCGACGTGGGCATCGatga GAGCTACATCGGGGATGTGTGTGTGCTTGAAGACATGACAACGCACCTGCCCATCATCGAGATCCGCATCGTGGAGTGCAGAG ATGACGGGATTGACGTCCGCCTCCGAGGGATCAAGATCAAGTCGTCCCGGCAGCGGGAGCTGGGGCTGAGCGCGGACATGTTCCAGCAGGCCAGCCTGGTGCGCTACCCCCGCCTCGAAGGGACTGACCCTGACCTGCTGTACCGGCGGGCCATGGTCATTCAGAG GTTTATCAAGCTCCTGGACAGCGTCCTGCACCATCTCGTCCCGGCCTGGGACCACACGGTCGGCACCTTCAGCTGGCTCAAG CACATCAAGCAGTTCCTGCTGCTCTCCAAGCGGCGCACGGCGCTGATCGCCCAGTGTCTCAAGGACTCGGAGACCAGCAAGCCCAACTTCATGCCGCGGCTCTACATCAACCGGCGCCTGGCCATGGAGCACCGCGACAACCCCGCCCTGGACCCCAGCTGCAAGAACGCCGTCTTCACCCAG GTGCACGAGGGCCTTAAACCTTCCGACAAGTACGAGAAGCCCCTGGATTACAG GTGGCCGCTGCGCTACGACCAGTGGTGGGAGTGTAAGTTCATCGCCGAGGGCATCATCGATCAAG GAGGCGGGTTCCGGGACAGCCTGGCGGACATGTCTGAGGAGCTGTGTCCTAGCTCGGCAGAGAGCCCCGTGCCGCTGCCTTTCTTCGTCCGCACGTCCAACCAG GGTAACGGCACTGGGGAGGCCAGGGACATGTACGTCCCCAACCCGGCCTGCAAGGAGTTTGCCAAGTACGAGTGGATCGGTCAGATCATGGGCGCGGCTCTGAGAGGCAAGGAGTTCCTG GTCCTGGCTCTGCCTGGCTTCGTGTGGAAACAGCTGACTGGGGAGGAGGTCAGCTGGAGCAAGGACTTCCCAGCGGTGGACTCCGTGCTG GTGAAGCTGCTGGAGGTGATGGAGGTGATGGACAAGGAGACCTTCGAGTTCAAGTTTGGGCAGGAGCTGACCTACACCACGGTGCTCAGCGGCCAGCGCATGGTGGAGCTGATCCCGAACGGCAGCAGAACCGTGGTGCGCTACGAGGACCGCAAGGAATTCATCCGCCTGGTGCAGAAGGCCAGGCTGGAGGAGAGTAAGGAGCAG ATTGCTGCCATGCAGGCCGGATTGCTCAAGGTTGTCCCCCAGGCCGTCCTCGACCTGCTCACCTGGCAGGAGCTGGAGAAGAAGGTGTGCGGGGACCCCGAGGTGACGGTGGATGCCCTGAAGAAGCTCA CTCGGTTTGAAGATTTACTGCCATCGGACACCAGGGTCCAGTACTTCTGGGAGGCACTCAGGAACTTCACCAATG AGGATCGCAGCCGTTTCCTGAGGTTTGTCACTGGCCGGAGCCGCCTCCCAGCTCGGATCTACATCTACCCGGACAAGCTGGG CTCTGAGACGACGGACGCGCTGCCCGAATCCTCcacctgctccagctccctctaCCTCCCCAACTATGCCAC CGCCAAGGTGTGTGAGGAGAAGCTGCGATACGCGGCCTACAACTGCGTGGCCATTGACATGGACATGAGCCCATGGGAGGAGTGA